The nucleotide sequence TGGGCCGAGATTGATTCCGCTGTCGCTGTCATCGCGGAAATGGGCAGGATGGCCCGGGCCGAAAGCCATCCACCCCCCAGGACCCCGCCTGCCAGGATCACGAGACCCGCTACCGCCAGCAGCAGACCCGCTCGATGGTGAGCGATGATGTCGTTCTTGAGTGACCGGCCCACCAGCAGGTTCATGTTCCACATGCCGGCATGGACTACCTCGCGGTAAAGGTGATGATCTCCCGGACGTGTGCGGAAAGCCCACCGGGGTAATCCATCGCTACCGACGTGCAGATCGGGGTACGGAATATCGGGGGCGCCTTCTGATTTCTGCAGGAGATCTCCATTTCCCCCCCAGATCACAAAGTACAGCCGCGAATCCTCGGTCCCCTGGAAGAGCTGCTGAAATTCTTCCGGCAGTGGTCCCGGGTCCGGGAAGTTCCGTTCGCGGCGTAGTGGCGGGGGCGGAGATACCGCAGTTTCGGTCCCGGCGACACGCGGTGATGAATCTGACTGCGTCGCAGCGCTGGGAGGAACTCCGTCTTGCCCCTTGGCCACGTTCGCAGCCACCGGTGTATCGGGATTGGCCGCACTTGCAGGGCCCGATCCGGAATTCCCTTCGTTGCGGGGTTCCGCCGGCCGATCACCGGGTGCGGGAAGACGTCGTCCTGCCTGCCAGCCCCCGGAAGGGCGTGGCAACAGACGCCTGAGCTGTGACAGCACAAGACCTCCGGTCCGGTCGAGTTCGGCATCGATCTGTTGCAACCGTGTTTGCCAGTGCAGGCTATGGACGATTCCTCCGAAGCTGGTCAAAACGGTCAACAGCACGATTGCGTGCCAGACCTGCAGTCGCCAGCGGAGTGATTTAAACATTGTCTTCTCGTGAATGCGCACGAAGTGATTTCGAAGAATCAATTCAGTCAGATTGGATCGGATTGAATCCGGAACAAGTGAGTTTTCAATAAGAACAATAAGAAACTGGATGAGCACGCATCAGTCGCGGGCGGGACGATTAGCCTTCAATGATGTAACCCATCCCGCGGCGAGTCGTAATCAGATCCCGTCCCACCTTGCGGCGAATGTTGGAGACATAGACGTCGACCAGGTTCGACAGCGACGCGTCGTACTCGTCGAACAGGTGGTCATAGATCTTTGTTCTGGTCACCAGTTCGCCTCGATGGATCGCCAGAAATTCCAGCAGGCAATACTCTTTTGCCGTCAGGGCAACCCCATTCCCGTCGACGGAGACCGTGCGCGCAGTTGTATCGATTGAGACGTTGCCGATCTCGATCAGCGGTTGGGCCATTCCGGCCGACCGACGAATCAGGGCACGGACCCGAGCAGCGAGCTCTGACAGTTCAAACGGTTTAATCAGATAATCGTCGGCACCCGTATCCAGGCCCCGAACACGATCCTTCACGGCGTCGCGTGCCGTCAGCATCAGTACCGGCGTTGATTTACCCTGGCGGCGAAGTTCCGCCAGGACAGACCAACCGTCCCGCTGAGGCAACATGACATCCAGCACAATCGCGTCATAGTCCCAGGTAACGGCCTTGAAGAGGCCGTCTTCGCCATTTTCGGCCGTATCAACGGAATAGCCCGACTCGCGCAGGTACATCGCCACTGCACGAATGACATCCGGTTCGTCTTCGACCACAAGCACTCGCATGCTTTCACTGCTCCGGCCTAAATCGAGCTTGCCAACCGATGCCGTTGTTCGGCCGGTTTCCATCATAGTTCGACTAACACCCAGGAATAGCTCAAAATGCGAATCGCTTGAGCGAGAATGGTGATCAGTCAACACTTACACAAGCCGCCTAGTGTACGGGGTGCACCTTAATCGGCGATGAAGACCTCCGCGAGAATTTCTCGTCGCAAAGTCCTGCCAGCCATCAGCAAAGCGGGCACCGGACGTCTGAAAACAAGAGACCCACCCGGTGGGTAACCGGCAGGAGTACCGCTGCGATCGCAGTCGGTCCTGTACGGCCCTCAGCCACCTGCACTCCGACCAGCGTCGAGACGAAGTCCACGGAGTAAAAAGGGACCCTCTCTGTCGGTGAGAAACGAAGCGCTGGCGCGGCAACCGCGCGTCTTGCCGCACCGGGCTCGAACAGAAAACGGGCCGGGCCGCACCATCAAGCGAGTGTCCCGGAACGCTGCGGCGCCAAGATCTGAGAAGCCTGCAGGAGGGCAAACGCCGAACGCCCATCCAGCAGTCCCGTGGGAAACGTCGGAAAGAGTCCCCCTCCGAACGTGCCGGTCGGCCCCCTCAACAGGAAGCACGGCCCACCCAACCCTCGCCATGCTGCAGAAGGCTTGTTTGTGTCGCGACCAGTCGGTTCGCCCCCCACTCAGCCTTTACGACGGGGGGGATTTCCCGGTGTAATCCCTTGAGCAGATGTCTACGTGCGGTATCTCACGTTTCCACTCGCAGGCGCCAGCATGGACAAGTCGTCCCGGCGGTAAGGGGGCCGGTTAATTCCCCGACATCCCCCTCAATCTTCCAGAAGATGCTTTTGTCTTGCGGGGGTGGTGCGCTTCTTCGGTTCCTCCCCCTGGTCGTTTCTGGCGGGCGAGTTACGGGCTGTCATCCGAAGCCGGTCTGGTTTTGGTTTCTCGGGCTCGATTTTCTCCATGACGCTCGATAAATCCAGCACCTGAGGTGGAGCGGCCGGCTGAGCAGGAGTCTGAGCTGCAGGTTGGGCGGGAGGAACCACCGGGGGGGCTGACTTCTGTTCCATCAACTGCTTGACCATTTCTTCGAGCTGGCGGATCCGCTTGGATTCCGCTGATTCCTGTGGAACCTCGGCCGGGACTTCATGCGACATCAACTGAATGGCACTCGTCGATTCAGGCTTCTTCGCGAGAGCCAGCGAATCGGTGACTTTGGGATTGGCACCCAGGGAGATGGTTGTCGTCCGGTGAAGTCGACTGGCCAGTTCGGTGGCCGCCTCGGTGTTCGTCTCCTCCTCTGAGAAGGGTTTTGCTTCCGGACCGGAAAGTGGCTTCTTGTTACCATTCAGCGGCATGTTTGAGAGGTCTGAGAAGACGAACTGTCCATAACTCGGCTTCAGGCGAACGCGAAGTGCACAGTTCGCGTCTTTCACCCCGCGCCGTACATACGGCACGAAGACGCTGTAAGTCGGTCCGAGCGACGTTTCCGTCAGATGGATTTTCCAGGATCCACTATCGAAATCAAATTGCCGTAGCGGCTTGGTCTGTTCTTCGGCCGTCCCCAGATCATCAAACAGGTAGATGCGGACGTCCCCTTCGCACTGCACGGGGGTTGCCGCTTTACTCGACAGAAACAGGATCTGTCCCGAGAAGCCCTTGCAGGGGTACCCATCGGGGTCGCGACCCTCAGCCTGCTGCCACAGACACAAAATCTGCACGACCGGGTCTGACGCCGAGGCCTTGGGTATCTTCTTGGAGAAAGGGATATGGAAAGTGGCACAGCCAGCGATCTGGCCGAGCATCACACCAAGACAAACCAGTCGCGAGATGATTCGTGGTAAGCGAGTCATGAACTTCAAACTCCGGGCGAATTTACTGTCATCGCAATTGGGTTGGCTTTACTTGGTCGGCTTGGAAGCCCGCTTCGGGAAGAAGGATTTCTTCTTCGGCGCTGCGGGAGCCTGGTAGCTCGCTTTGGTAACCGTGCTCTCGGACAGATCTTCCTCCGTCGCCCGCAACCGCGAAGAGTTCAACCTTCCCAGTTCCGAGTCGGGTAGTGGTGGCGCGGGAGGGACACCGGGAGCCGGAGGGACGCCGGAACTGTCTCCTGCGGAAGGGACGGGGGGAACGGTCGACGAGGGAGACGTGCCGGATGGCGGCGGCGGATAATTTTCAGGAGTCCTGGATGGAACCATCATGTATCTCTGGGTACCAGGAGCGGGCGGGACGTCGGTGGGGGCAACATTCTCGGGTGAAGAGACGATCGGACGCTGTACCCATGGCAGGTTCTCTTCTTCGATATGGAATTCTTCAGGAGCAGCAATCGCCCGGAGTGGTCCGTGAGCTTCTTCTGCTTCGCTTTCGATAAAGTGAATGCGTCCCATTTCGATTTCCTTGAGACATTCTTCTTCTTCGATTCCGCTGATAATTCGCGGCGTCAGGAAGATCAGCAGTTCGGTTCGGATCGATGTTCGCGAGTCGAAGCGGAACAGGCTTCCGACGACAGGAAGATCGCCCAGCAGCGGGGCCTTTCGAGTAAACGATTCGTCGCGGGAACTGATCATCCCCCCGATCACGATGGTACTGTTGGAAGGAACCAGCACGGTCGAGCGGACGTTACTGAGGTCGGTGATTCGCTGGCCCACGGCCTGACCACGAGAGTCAGTCGTCACTGTGACGATTTCCTGGCTCAACTGGCTGCGGTAGGCGTACATCTGGATGACTACGTTACCGTCATCATTGATACGTGGCGTCACCTGCATCCCGATCCCTGTTTCGCGCTGAGTGAGGATGGGAGAGAGAACGCCGGTCGTTGCATTCGTGTTAAAGGCTGTCACGGTCGGGATGGTCTGTCCTACGAACACCTCGGCCAACTGGCTGTCGAGTGCTCGAATCTGAGGTCGGCTGAGGATCGTCAGCTTGCGATTGGCTGCCAGTGCCCGTAGCAGGACGTTGACCGCTTCCGAGCCGGCGGAAAGAACCAGGCCACCGTACCCAAGTTGGTTGTTGGTACGGCCCAGCGAGAAGTTGCTGAGGCTTTGTCCGCCGACAACGCCGGGGCTGGAGGAGATATTATTCCCCAGCGGAAGGCCCGGGTTGTTGAAGTTAAAGCCGGGGGAACCCGTTTGTGACAAAATGGACTGGGTCGTCGTCTGTAAACCGGTGACAGCCGTGGTGGTCGTTGTCAGCACGACTGGATCATCGAGCACACTGCGCTGAAACAGCACGGGGCTTTGCAGACCGAGTTCGATCCCAAACTCGTCGGTGTTGTTGAGTTGGACTTCAACAATCAACGCCTGGATCACGACCTGTTTGGGAACCGCGTCCAGCTTGCGGATCATCGCCAGAATGTCGGGGAAGTAACGCGGAGTCGAACTCACCAGCAGGCTGTTCGAGATCGTATCGGGGATGACGATGACTTCGCGTTCCAGCTGTTCGACGTTGCTGATCAGGTTGGGATCAGCCATCGCGAGGTCTCGTTGCTGCTGAAAGAACAGCGTAACCGCCTGGGCGATCTGGGCCGCGGGGCTGTTGTTCAAACGGACGACCGTGTTTTTACGGGCTCGCAGATCGCTTTCATCCAGACGCAGCATGATGGCTTCCACCACGCGCAGCGCATCCCCACTTCCAACTGCGATTACACTGTTGGTACGCGTATCGACCGAGAACTTGAGCGGCACCAGGCTGCTGCTGGCGTCGTCGGCATTGGCGAGGTTCATTCCCAACTGGGGACGCTGGTTGCCACCCAGTCCCTGCTGCTGACTGTTAAACAATGCGTTTAACTGCTGGACCATCTGCTGGGCATCAGCATTTTCCAGCGTGAACACCTTGATCTCGGAAACCGTGTTCGTCGGGCGGTCGAGGTTCGAAATCAGCGCCTCGATGAGGTCCATGCTTTTCTCGGACGCCGTGACAATCAGCGAGTTTGAGTGTGCTTCTGGCGTGACACGAATTTCCGACAACACACCAGACTGCACTTCACGTGAGCCGTTCTTGTCGACAGAAAGGAACTGCAGGACGGCCGACTTGACGCTCTTGAACTGTTCTTCGACCTGCCCACTGCTCAACCCCTGCTGCTGTCCAAATCCACCTCCGCCCCCACCCGATTGGGTCGGTGGAGAAATCACGGACTGAATGGCCGAGTTGATCACGGCAGCCAGTTCCGCCGCGACAGCATTCTTCAGCGGAAAGATTCGGACCAGGCTGACCGCTTCGCCTCCCTCACGATCCAGTCTGCGGATCAGAGACTGGATTTCGTCCAGATCTCGTGCACGGGCCCGCACGATCAACGAGTTGGATCGAGGGTCGGCGATCACCATGACCTTGGCACCCAGTGATGTTCGGTCCTTGTAGAATTCGGTGATTAACACCTCGATTTCGGACGCGATTGCAGCCTTGAGCGAGAAGACCTGAAATTCGGTTTCGGGATCGACCGGCTGGTCGAGTTCTTCGGCCAGGCCGAGGATGTTTTCCAGATCCGCCGCGGGAGCGACAATCAGTAACGAGTTTGGTTTCGTGACGGGAATGATCGCGACACTTTCGCGTGATTGCGTCCCCTTCCCCGGGAACTTCGTCAGCTTGTCGTAAACAGCGGTCAGCAGTTCCG is from Schlesneria sp. DSM 10557 and encodes:
- a CDS encoding response regulator transcription factor, whose translation is MRVLVVEDEPDVIRAVAMYLRESGYSVDTAENGEDGLFKAVTWDYDAIVLDVMLPQRDGWSVLAELRRQGKSTPVLMLTARDAVKDRVRGLDTGADDYLIKPFELSELAARVRALIRRSAGMAQPLIEIGNVSIDTTARTVSVDGNGVALTAKEYCLLEFLAIHRGELVTRTKIYDHLFDEYDASLSNLVDVYVSNIRRKVGRDLITTRRGMGYIIEG
- a CDS encoding ATP-binding protein gives rise to the protein MFKSLRWRLQVWHAIVLLTVLTSFGGIVHSLHWQTRLQQIDAELDRTGGLVLSQLRRLLPRPSGGWQAGRRLPAPGDRPAEPRNEGNSGSGPASAANPDTPVAANVAKGQDGVPPSAATQSDSSPRVAGTETAVSPPPPLRRERNFPDPGPLPEEFQQLFQGTEDSRLYFVIWGGNGDLLQKSEGAPDIPYPDLHVGSDGLPRWAFRTRPGDHHLYREVVHAGMWNMNLLVGRSLKNDIIAHHRAGLLLAVAGLVILAGGVLGGGWLSARAILPISAMTATAESISAQNLSQRIDVQETDSELGQLASVLNRTFDRLQAAFERQSQFTADASHELRTPLSVISAHTELALCRPRSSEDYRTALETCRRAAQRMRSLIDSLLLLARFDSGTPSIKLERIDLDPLLRDCVEMVETLAMERNIHIECLSTSCFVRGDLDRLSQVFTNLLTNAIRYNVEGGCVRLTTRSEQEWEVISVIDSGVGIAGDQLSKIFDRFYQVDKARSRAEGSSGLGLSICKTIVDAHGGTIRAISQVGAGTTIEVRLPRILEPAALSRTANYECEEALVTK
- a CDS encoding secretin N-terminal domain-containing protein, which gives rise to MNTHDSDSSVNGRADLRAVSGGRSSFRHTCNGLALASGLSLLAWLVGLPAMLSTPMISAATKPKPGEPAVVAETTEKKIRLNYYSASWAKVFQDLAATGDMEIIADQLPRGRYSRLDRNEYTRKDALRIVNKEIEPQGLRLIEKGQFLILLEIATTRPQYPPAVLPARGSDKHQDANVSSDDSKDEAVVKQGSFRVDSMTAPRENTANEEIIVHKSIRYTGRDGKPLPMEAEPATAKEKETAAKMTPAKRVVRQTAHEEPVGETEDLEEDAQPARNRQPHPFESKVPTGLQNVGAPAPAVVFKTRHTSAVDLSKRVYRAMKSSAELIDSGRNGLPAFRVASKPGKGSNDSSASQKDPIEPVHFMISIDEAHDELLIDGNARNVEAVIKLLKALDQPADGKTTTTIKASTQYVCGIAEQLPAEIERIRKVRHTDAQSRLAQADDDSQNPPDPESDDMQMIPVTPNEDAEGTLTGILGNFKGQVNIQVIEDLNVILIEGNDKDIAQVEQVIKQIEQLAVATAPRVELLHLKHVDSESLAELLTAVYDKLTKFPGKGTQSRESVAIIPVTKPNSLLIVAPAADLENILGLAEELDQPVDPETEFQVFSLKAAIASEIEVLITEFYKDRTSLGAKVMVIADPRSNSLIVRARARDLDEIQSLIRRLDREGGEAVSLVRIFPLKNAVAAELAAVINSAIQSVISPPTQSGGGGGGFGQQQGLSSGQVEEQFKSVKSAVLQFLSVDKNGSREVQSGVLSEIRVTPEAHSNSLIVTASEKSMDLIEALISNLDRPTNTVSEIKVFTLENADAQQMVQQLNALFNSQQQGLGGNQRPQLGMNLANADDASSSLVPLKFSVDTRTNSVIAVGSGDALRVVEAIMLRLDESDLRARKNTVVRLNNSPAAQIAQAVTLFFQQQRDLAMADPNLISNVEQLEREVIVIPDTISNSLLVSSTPRYFPDILAMIRKLDAVPKQVVIQALIVEVQLNNTDEFGIELGLQSPVLFQRSVLDDPVVLTTTTTAVTGLQTTTQSILSQTGSPGFNFNNPGLPLGNNISSSPGVVGGQSLSNFSLGRTNNQLGYGGLVLSAGSEAVNVLLRALAANRKLTILSRPQIRALDSQLAEVFVGQTIPTVTAFNTNATTGVLSPILTQRETGIGMQVTPRINDDGNVVIQMYAYRSQLSQEIVTVTTDSRGQAVGQRITDLSNVRSTVLVPSNSTIVIGGMISSRDESFTRKAPLLGDLPVVGSLFRFDSRTSIRTELLIFLTPRIISGIEEEECLKEIEMGRIHFIESEAEEAHGPLRAIAAPEEFHIEEENLPWVQRPIVSSPENVAPTDVPPAPGTQRYMMVPSRTPENYPPPPSGTSPSSTVPPVPSAGDSSGVPPAPGVPPAPPLPDSELGRLNSSRLRATEEDLSESTVTKASYQAPAAPKKKSFFPKRASKPTK